One genomic region from Anabaena sp. PCC 7108 encodes:
- a CDS encoding LL-diaminopimelate aminotransferase: protein MATINDNYLKLKAGYLFPEIGRRVNSFAQANPDAKIVRLGIGDVTEPLPEACRTAMIKAVEEMGDRTTFKGYGPEQGYAWLREKIATHDFQARGAAIEADEIFISDGSKCDNGNILDIFGHDNTIAVTDPVYPVYVDTNVMAGNTGNANDKGEFDGLVYLPVTADNNFTAEIPTQKVDLIYLCFPNNPTGATATKEHLKAWIDYAKANGSIIFFDAAYEAYITDPTLPHSIYEIEGARDCAIEFRSFSKNAGFTGTRCALSVVPKTLTAKAADGSNVELWKLWNRRQSTKFNGVSYIVQRGAEAVYSEAGQAQIKALVSFYLENAKIIREQLTNAGLKVYGGVNAPYVWVKTPHGLTSWEFFDKLLQTVNVVGTPGSGFGAAGEGYFRISAFNSRENVEEAMKRITEKFKV from the coding sequence GCTAAAATCGTCCGGTTGGGTATTGGTGATGTCACCGAACCTTTACCAGAGGCTTGCCGCACAGCTATGATTAAAGCTGTGGAAGAAATGGGCGATCGCACAACTTTTAAAGGATATGGTCCCGAACAAGGTTATGCTTGGTTAAGAGAAAAAATCGCCACCCATGATTTCCAAGCACGAGGCGCAGCGATAGAAGCTGATGAAATCTTCATTTCCGATGGTTCTAAATGCGATAACGGCAATATTCTCGATATTTTTGGTCATGATAACACCATAGCCGTAACCGACCCAGTTTATCCCGTGTATGTCGATACTAACGTGATGGCGGGAAACACCGGGAACGCCAACGATAAAGGCGAATTTGACGGTTTAGTTTATCTCCCTGTCACCGCAGATAACAACTTCACCGCAGAAATTCCTACCCAAAAAGTTGACTTAATTTATCTCTGCTTTCCCAATAACCCCACAGGTGCAACGGCGACGAAAGAACACCTAAAAGCCTGGATAGATTACGCAAAAGCCAACGGTTCAATTATCTTCTTTGATGCGGCTTACGAAGCTTACATTACCGATCCTACCCTTCCCCATTCTATCTATGAAATTGAAGGCGCGAGAGATTGTGCCATTGAATTTCGTTCTTTCTCCAAAAATGCGGGTTTCACCGGCACACGTTGCGCTTTAAGTGTCGTTCCCAAAACACTCACCGCTAAAGCCGCAGATGGTTCTAATGTGGAATTGTGGAAACTGTGGAATCGTCGTCAATCTACCAAATTTAACGGTGTTTCTTACATCGTCCAAAGAGGTGCAGAAGCGGTTTATTCTGAAGCAGGACAAGCGCAAATCAAAGCTTTAGTAAGCTTCTATTTAGAAAACGCCAAAATTATCCGTGAACAACTCACCAATGCAGGTTTAAAGGTTTATGGTGGTGTGAATGCACCTTACGTTTGGGTGAAAACACCTCATGGTTTAACCAGTTGGGAATTTTTCGATAAGTTATTGCAAACCGTCAACGTTGTAGGAACACCAGGATCAGGTTTTGGTGCTGCGGGTGAAGGTTATTTCCGCATTTCTGCGTTTAACAGTCGGGAAAATGTGGAAGAAGCCATGAAACGCATTACTGAGAAGTTTAAGGTTTAG